A single window of Vibrio campbellii CAIM 519 = NBRC 15631 = ATCC 25920 DNA harbors:
- a CDS encoding cystatin domain-containing protein — translation MKLKTVSACAILILLAGCQQNTQDEAAQPTTSADVCNTQGNMPGGWNEFDATPDAQKAMAFVLKKMETLASFKQILSIHAQVVSGVNYAIEFELNDGSVWNTVVYRNLDGEYAITQSPKEGRFCEQ, via the coding sequence ATGAAATTAAAAACCGTGTCAGCTTGCGCTATCTTGATTCTTCTTGCTGGATGTCAGCAAAATACTCAAGATGAAGCGGCACAACCAACAACCTCGGCAGATGTATGTAATACACAAGGAAATATGCCAGGTGGGTGGAATGAATTTGACGCCACCCCAGACGCTCAAAAGGCTATGGCCTTTGTCCTAAAGAAAATGGAAACTCTCGCTTCGTTTAAACAGATCTTGTCCATTCATGCACAGGTTGTTAGTGGTGTGAACTACGCGATAGAGTTTGAATTGAATGATGGCTCAGTTTGGAACACGGTTGTTTACCGCAACCTTGATGGTGAATATGCGATTACGCAATCGCCGAAGGAAGGTCGCTTCTGCGAACAGTAA
- a CDS encoding exonuclease SbcCD subunit D — translation MKFIHTSDWHLGRQFHNVSLLDDQQAVLDQLIQYVEDNPVDAVVVAGDIYDRSVPPTIAIELLNKVVKRVCGELNTPMILISGNHDGAERLGFGSEQMKNAGLHIISNFEDMLTPVVIETESAGQVAFYGMPYNDPEQVRFAYQEPVSTHDQAHKLLAEKITEQFQPEQRNVLVSHCFVDGAIESESERPLSIGGSDRVSHEHFLNFDYVALGHLHQPQKKGEEYIRYSGSLMKYSFGEQNQKKGFTLVEIDQNGFVSAEHIELAAPHDMRIVEGELEQVIEQGKTDPKNEDYLLVRLMDKHAILNPMEKLRTVYPNVLHLEKPGMLIGVEQEMAQAKLARSEIDMFRDFFSEAQDGQLSQEQDQAISDIIKQLSQQAQ, via the coding sequence ATGAAGTTTATCCATACCTCAGATTGGCACCTTGGCCGACAGTTTCATAACGTCTCTTTGCTTGACGATCAGCAAGCGGTTCTCGACCAGTTAATCCAATACGTTGAAGACAACCCTGTTGATGCGGTGGTTGTTGCTGGTGATATTTATGACCGTTCTGTCCCACCAACCATTGCGATTGAACTACTTAACAAAGTAGTGAAGCGAGTCTGTGGTGAGCTAAATACGCCGATGATTCTGATTTCTGGCAACCATGATGGAGCTGAACGTTTGGGTTTTGGTTCAGAACAGATGAAAAATGCGGGCCTTCACATTATCAGTAACTTCGAAGACATGCTTACCCCTGTTGTTATTGAAACAGAAAGCGCAGGGCAAGTTGCTTTTTATGGCATGCCTTATAACGACCCTGAGCAAGTCCGTTTTGCCTACCAAGAACCCGTTTCGACCCACGATCAAGCGCACAAGTTACTTGCCGAGAAAATCACGGAGCAGTTCCAGCCAGAACAACGCAACGTGTTAGTCAGTCACTGCTTTGTCGATGGTGCCATTGAGTCTGAATCTGAGCGTCCACTTTCGATTGGCGGTTCCGACCGTGTCAGTCACGAGCATTTTCTCAACTTTGACTATGTAGCGTTGGGGCATTTGCACCAGCCACAGAAAAAAGGCGAAGAGTACATTCGTTATTCTGGTTCACTGATGAAATACAGTTTTGGTGAACAAAACCAGAAGAAAGGTTTCACGCTGGTGGAAATTGACCAAAACGGTTTTGTCTCGGCAGAGCATATTGAGCTTGCCGCACCTCATGATATGCGAATTGTTGAAGGCGAACTTGAACAAGTAATAGAGCAGGGCAAAACCGATCCGAAAAACGAAGACTACCTGTTGGTACGTTTGATGGATAAGCACGCGATCTTAAACCCAATGGAAAAGCTACGTACTGTTTACCCAAATGTTTTGCACCTAGAAAAACCGGGCATGTTAATTGGTGTCGAGCAAGAAATGGCGCAAGCGAAGTTGGCGAGAAGTGAGATAGACATGTTCCGAGATTTCTTTTCGGAAGCGCAAGACGGCCAATTATCGCAAGAACAAGATCAAGCGATCAGTGACATTATCAAACAACTTTCTCAGCAAGCTCAGTAA
- a CDS encoding AAA family ATPase, with the protein MKPIKLTMQAFGPFAQTETIEFDKLGTNPLFLINGPTGSGKTSILDGICFALYGETTGNERQGIQMRCDMAAPTLLTEVTLEFSLHGKSYRVIRSPEQEAPKARGEGMTVRKHTAALYEITDEEKLITSKTTQVKTEVTNIIGLNETQFRQVMVLPQGKFRELLLATSKEREEIFGQLFQTDIYKKIEYALKDKASAISKAKDEFDNQIRGALQVAGVSSEAELTERREALSVQFETVQKQEQGSLAQLNAVKTDLQKAEALSNEFKKREQAEIALKRHLEQSDAVSSRQLQLDNAKKASKVELPYVTLQNASKQTQELEQKVAKLSQDLTVANDAVKSKEGALQTAKEQAAQLPKLTEQQYQLEGMKGKLVEKSELEKAINAGLTQKSEFEATLKKYIALKEKLTLEAQRGQKSLDQARVNVASIGSVEAEIKQQQRLMQDLQKLTGLNQELAKLDALTPSKQALVDQAKARYVELQRSADTLELSWHNAQAAVLAQRLQAGEMCPVCGSVEHPQPAQFFAEEVTKEQVQRARNTEREGQVALNQLSNQLEQHNIAVGQYKQQIEQLSVELGQNASMDLSALQASMQQLNERLQQLSSINLVQLEQIVNELNQRCVTGEGKINDLQNQMAANESTIKGNQEQLAKLSASLDAKYSSLEVLEQDIVVIQKQITELNTAFESAQNHLQQAVLAKTNIESQLTTNQQWLNEALERLNTAKTDWAQALQASAFEDEAQFLASKVDEAEMQVWQQEIEAFKQTQIKLEQTLADLSSMLKDLALPDLEGFNVKLNSVQQGYVEARNQLDSTRSLFERLEKVRNDIATLHDKNTKLEDEYKVFGTLYDVASGKTGSRISLHRFVLGVLLDDVLIQASQRLSLMSKGRYILARKTEGFKGAAGRGLDLVVEDSYTGKTRDVATLSGGESFMAALALALGLSDVVQSYSGGIRLDTLFIDEGFGSLDPESLDLAIQTLVDLQQTGRMIGVISHVSELKEQMAQRIDVEPSRLGSTVSVKSQMAFDS; encoded by the coding sequence ATGAAACCCATTAAACTGACAATGCAGGCTTTTGGTCCGTTTGCTCAAACAGAAACGATTGAATTCGACAAGCTGGGTACTAACCCTCTGTTTCTTATCAATGGTCCTACTGGTTCGGGTAAAACCTCGATTCTCGATGGGATTTGTTTTGCGCTTTATGGTGAAACGACGGGTAACGAGCGTCAAGGCATTCAAATGCGTTGCGATATGGCAGCACCAACGTTATTGACCGAAGTGACGCTAGAGTTCTCTTTACACGGCAAATCTTATCGAGTGATTCGCTCACCAGAACAAGAAGCACCAAAGGCGCGTGGTGAGGGCATGACGGTGCGTAAGCATACCGCAGCTTTGTATGAGATTACGGACGAAGAAAAGCTCATCACTAGCAAAACAACTCAAGTAAAGACAGAAGTGACCAATATTATTGGCTTGAACGAAACTCAGTTCCGCCAAGTGATGGTGTTGCCACAAGGTAAGTTTCGAGAGTTGTTACTTGCGACATCCAAAGAGCGGGAAGAGATCTTTGGTCAGCTATTCCAAACGGATATCTACAAGAAGATTGAATACGCACTGAAAGACAAAGCGAGTGCTATTAGCAAAGCCAAAGATGAGTTTGATAACCAAATTCGAGGCGCACTGCAGGTGGCTGGTGTTTCTTCCGAAGCAGAGTTAACAGAGCGGCGTGAGGCGTTATCTGTTCAATTTGAAACCGTACAAAAGCAAGAGCAAGGATCTCTGGCGCAATTAAATGCGGTAAAAACTGATCTGCAGAAAGCAGAAGCGTTGAGCAATGAGTTTAAAAAGCGCGAGCAAGCCGAAATTGCATTGAAGCGACATTTAGAACAGAGCGATGCTGTCTCATCACGTCAATTGCAGTTAGACAATGCGAAGAAGGCAAGCAAGGTTGAGTTGCCTTATGTCACGTTACAAAATGCCTCAAAGCAAACGCAAGAACTTGAGCAAAAGGTGGCTAAGCTTTCTCAAGATCTTACTGTGGCAAATGACGCGGTAAAATCCAAAGAAGGCGCATTGCAAACCGCGAAAGAACAAGCCGCTCAATTGCCAAAACTGACAGAGCAGCAATACCAACTTGAAGGCATGAAAGGAAAGTTGGTTGAAAAGTCAGAGCTAGAGAAAGCCATTAACGCAGGTTTGACGCAAAAGTCGGAGTTTGAGGCAACGCTTAAGAAATATATCGCTCTGAAAGAGAAGTTAACGCTAGAGGCGCAACGAGGTCAGAAGTCTCTGGATCAAGCCCGAGTCAATGTTGCAAGTATTGGCAGTGTAGAGGCTGAGATAAAACAGCAACAACGTTTGATGCAAGACCTACAGAAGCTCACTGGCTTAAACCAAGAGCTAGCGAAATTGGATGCATTGACGCCTAGCAAGCAAGCTTTGGTTGACCAAGCAAAAGCGCGATACGTAGAACTTCAACGCTCAGCAGATACACTTGAATTGAGCTGGCACAATGCTCAAGCTGCTGTATTGGCTCAGCGCTTACAAGCCGGTGAAATGTGTCCAGTGTGCGGTAGTGTAGAACACCCTCAACCCGCTCAATTTTTTGCTGAAGAGGTAACAAAAGAGCAAGTTCAGCGTGCTCGAAATACGGAGCGAGAAGGGCAAGTTGCGCTTAACCAATTGAGCAATCAATTGGAGCAGCACAATATCGCAGTCGGACAATACAAACAGCAGATAGAGCAACTATCCGTTGAACTTGGCCAAAACGCATCGATGGATTTAAGCGCGTTACAAGCGTCCATGCAGCAGCTCAATGAACGTTTACAGCAATTGTCATCGATTAACTTGGTTCAGCTGGAACAAATTGTCAATGAGTTAAACCAGCGTTGTGTTACTGGGGAAGGTAAGATCAATGATCTGCAAAACCAGATGGCAGCGAATGAATCGACGATAAAAGGGAACCAAGAGCAACTGGCTAAACTGTCTGCTTCGTTAGATGCCAAGTACTCATCTCTTGAAGTTCTTGAGCAAGACATTGTTGTGATTCAAAAACAGATTACGGAGTTGAATACCGCATTCGAGTCTGCACAAAACCATTTACAACAAGCCGTGCTGGCGAAGACCAATATTGAAAGCCAACTGACAACCAATCAACAGTGGTTGAATGAGGCACTAGAGCGTTTGAACACAGCCAAAACTGATTGGGCGCAAGCGTTGCAGGCGAGCGCATTCGAGGATGAAGCACAATTCCTAGCAAGTAAAGTTGATGAAGCTGAGATGCAGGTTTGGCAGCAAGAAATTGAGGCGTTCAAACAGACTCAAATCAAGCTAGAACAAACCTTGGCAGACTTGAGCTCCATGTTGAAAGACCTGGCGTTACCTGATTTAGAAGGGTTTAACGTTAAATTAAACAGTGTCCAGCAAGGTTACGTTGAAGCGCGTAATCAGCTTGATAGCACGCGCTCTTTGTTTGAACGTCTAGAGAAAGTCCGTAATGACATCGCGACGTTACATGACAAGAACACCAAGTTAGAAGACGAATACAAAGTGTTTGGCACCTTGTATGACGTTGCAAGCGGTAAAACGGGTAGCCGTATCAGTTTGCACCGATTTGTCCTTGGTGTGTTATTAGACGACGTGTTGATTCAAGCGTCACAGCGTTTAAGCCTGATGAGCAAAGGCCGTTATATCTTGGCTCGTAAAACTGAAGGCTTCAAAGGTGCGGCAGGGCGGGGCTTGGATTTGGTAGTAGAGGACAGCTACACAGGTAAAACCCGCGATGTTGCGACGTTATCAGGTGGTGAATCTTTCATGGCAGCGTTGGCATTAGCGCTCGGTCTATCTGATGTTGTGCAGTCTTACAGTGGTGGTATTCGCTTGGATACGCTGTTTATTGATGAAGGTTTTGGCAGCTTAGATCCGGAATCATTGGATCTTGCGATTCAAACCTTGGTCGACTTACAGCAAACGGGTCGCATGATTGGCGTGATTTCTCACGTATCTGAACTGAAAGAGCAAATGGCACAGCGTATTGATGTTGAACCATCGCGACTTGGTTCTACAGTTTCTGTGAAATCTCAGATGGCATTTGATTCTTAA
- a CDS encoding GNAT family N-acetyltransferase — protein MELVVPSSEFESAFEHFYEDFAQHDVENSEYYLEGKIDFLKYIARLTDEAAGINLRKDYVPCSHFWLIDSARTILGAIRVRHNIENDFLALEAGHIGYDIAPSYRRKGNGKLMLKLALSKAAELGIEKALLTADKDNLASRGVIEANGGEFENIVVGKVFPNPLARYWITCK, from the coding sequence ATGGAGTTAGTTGTACCATCATCAGAGTTTGAGTCTGCTTTCGAACATTTTTATGAGGATTTTGCTCAACATGATGTTGAAAATTCTGAGTATTACCTTGAAGGTAAGATTGATTTTTTAAAATATATTGCTCGCTTGACTGATGAAGCGGCAGGCATAAATCTGCGTAAGGATTATGTGCCATGTAGCCATTTTTGGTTAATAGATAGTGCAAGGACTATCCTTGGCGCCATACGTGTTCGCCACAACATAGAAAATGACTTTCTTGCTTTGGAGGCTGGGCATATTGGCTATGATATAGCTCCTTCATATCGCAGAAAGGGTAATGGTAAGTTAATGCTGAAACTAGCACTATCGAAAGCTGCTGAGCTTGGCATTGAGAAAGCACTACTGACTGCAGATAAGGATAACTTAGCATCACGCGGTGTTATCGAAGCTAACGGTGGCGAGTTTGAAAATATTGTTGTAGGTAAGGTCTTCCCAAACCCATTGGCCAGGTATTGGATTACCTGTAAGTAA
- a CDS encoding D-2-hydroxyacid dehydrogenase family protein — MRITVLDDYQNVVRTLDCFKLVSHLDVLILNETLSEPELAVKLKDTEILVLIRERTVITESLLAQLPNLKVISQTGKVSNHIDVHLCERYGVKVLEGRGSPIAPSELAWALIMAASRNIPTYSSNLKNDKWQDSDALGLGRTLKGLKLGIWGYGKIGQRVAQYAKAFEMSVVVWGSEQSRNLALEHGFEASASKEKFFSDSDVLSLHLRLNDLTRACVTAQDLSLMKPDSLFVNTSRSELVENSALYNELISVPTKRAAVDVFDNEPASIENEPLLSLSRVTATPHLGYVEQSSYELYFKIAFENILTFLNRNTKISTLRAPISQQTISG, encoded by the coding sequence GTGAGAATAACTGTTTTAGATGACTACCAAAATGTGGTTAGAACATTAGATTGTTTCAAATTAGTATCACATCTTGATGTGTTGATCTTGAATGAAACACTTTCTGAGCCGGAATTGGCAGTGAAGCTTAAAGACACGGAGATTCTGGTTTTAATCCGAGAGCGCACAGTCATTACAGAGTCATTACTTGCTCAGTTACCAAACCTCAAAGTTATTAGTCAAACGGGCAAAGTTAGTAATCATATCGATGTTCACCTATGTGAAAGGTATGGAGTAAAAGTGTTGGAAGGGCGAGGCTCTCCTATCGCTCCTTCGGAGTTGGCGTGGGCGCTGATTATGGCGGCAAGCCGCAACATACCTACTTACTCATCCAATCTCAAAAACGATAAATGGCAAGATTCTGATGCACTTGGTTTAGGTCGTACACTAAAGGGACTAAAGCTTGGTATTTGGGGCTACGGAAAAATTGGCCAGCGAGTTGCCCAATATGCAAAAGCATTTGAAATGTCCGTGGTTGTCTGGGGGAGTGAACAATCAAGAAACCTTGCGCTTGAGCATGGCTTTGAAGCTTCAGCTTCAAAGGAGAAGTTTTTCTCTGATTCTGATGTATTGTCACTTCACTTACGTTTGAATGATTTAACTAGGGCGTGTGTAACAGCTCAGGACTTAAGTTTAATGAAGCCTGACTCTTTGTTTGTTAATACTAGCCGCTCAGAGCTTGTGGAAAACTCAGCTTTATACAATGAGTTAATCTCGGTCCCAACTAAGCGAGCTGCCGTTGATGTATTTGACAACGAGCCAGCGTCAATCGAAAACGAGCCTTTGTTGTCATTATCTAGAGTAACGGCCACTCCCCATTTAGGGTACGTAGAACAAAGCAGCTACGAGCTTTACTTCAAAATAGCATTCGAGAATATATTAACTTTCTTAAATCGTAACACGAAAATATCGACATTAAGAGCCCCGATTTCACAACAAACAATTTCAGGTTGA
- a CDS encoding GNAT family N-acetyltransferase, with protein sequence MESERLRLSPPSLQYVHAMYDAIDESRYELSQFLPWVSGNFTKACLEENTKEAAHNFANFADEFWFNIIEKDSGMYVGAIGFVIRDKNVPFFEIGYWLKISKTGLGYASEAIGLVEQYAFNNKSAQRVEIKMAGSNFKSQSVANRCGYRLEAHLANARRLPSGELDSTVVYAKNFL encoded by the coding sequence ATGGAAAGTGAAAGACTAAGATTATCTCCACCATCATTACAATATGTTCACGCAATGTATGATGCGATAGATGAGTCGAGGTATGAGCTCTCTCAATTTTTGCCTTGGGTTTCTGGTAACTTTACCAAGGCTTGTCTTGAAGAAAATACCAAAGAAGCAGCACATAACTTTGCCAATTTCGCTGATGAGTTCTGGTTCAATATTATCGAGAAAGACTCTGGGATGTATGTGGGGGCTATTGGGTTTGTTATTAGAGACAAAAATGTACCTTTTTTTGAAATTGGTTATTGGCTGAAAATTTCAAAAACTGGTTTAGGTTATGCGAGTGAGGCTATTGGATTGGTAGAGCAATATGCATTTAACAATAAGTCGGCTCAAAGGGTCGAAATAAAAATGGCTGGTTCTAATTTCAAGAGTCAGTCAGTAGCGAATCGTTGTGGCTACAGGCTTGAAGCTCATTTAGCTAACGCAAGGCGTTTACCATCTGGCGAGTTAGATAGCACAGTGGTTTACGCAAAAAATTTTTTATGA
- the pip gene encoding prolyl aminopeptidase, giving the protein MEFLYPAIEPFKSGYLEVDDGVFVYWEASGNPDGIPALFLHGGPGGGIKTGYRRRYNPQRYLIVSFEQRGCGRSKPLITESLDSLHNFTTQQFVLDIEKLRDHLNIESWLVSGISWGTTLALAYAQTYPTRVKALVIAAINLATPTEVRWITEDIKVIFPEEWQKFREAVSPKSGQSLIDAYYDSILSHDISARQSAYDAWCGWEVAHVSLDPLAMPNPSFDDSEYRAVFATQVIHFWKHSAFMADSQILNNMRKLNTIPGVLIHGRLDVSSPIVTAWEINNEWRSGTFVIVEDEGHGGPKIIQAFIDATDEISRKLTSQG; this is encoded by the coding sequence ATGGAGTTTCTTTATCCAGCTATCGAACCTTTCAAATCAGGATACCTTGAAGTTGATGATGGAGTTTTTGTATATTGGGAAGCCTCTGGAAACCCTGATGGAATACCAGCACTTTTTTTGCACGGGGGACCAGGCGGGGGTATTAAAACAGGCTACCGACGCCGATATAACCCACAAAGATATCTTATTGTTTCCTTCGAACAAAGAGGGTGTGGGCGGAGCAAACCCCTGATTACTGAATCATTGGATTCACTCCATAACTTTACTACCCAACAATTTGTTTTAGATATTGAAAAGCTAAGAGATCACTTAAATATTGAATCTTGGCTGGTAAGTGGTATCTCCTGGGGGACGACCCTTGCCTTAGCATATGCTCAAACGTATCCAACCCGTGTTAAAGCTCTTGTTATAGCTGCGATTAATTTGGCGACTCCCACTGAGGTTCGATGGATTACCGAAGATATCAAGGTTATTTTTCCAGAGGAGTGGCAGAAATTTAGAGAAGCAGTATCTCCTAAATCAGGACAATCACTCATTGATGCGTATTATGATTCTATATTAAGCCATGATATCTCAGCGCGTCAGAGCGCTTATGATGCTTGGTGCGGCTGGGAAGTTGCTCACGTGTCCTTAGACCCACTTGCCATGCCAAACCCTTCATTTGATGACTCTGAGTATCGAGCAGTGTTCGCCACTCAAGTGATTCACTTTTGGAAGCACAGCGCGTTCATGGCTGATTCACAAATTCTTAATAACATGCGCAAGCTTAATACCATCCCTGGTGTTCTTATTCATGGGCGGCTGGATGTCAGTTCTCCTATTGTTACAGCGTGGGAGATCAATAATGAATGGCGGTCAGGGACTTTTGTAATTGTTGAAGACGAAGGGCATGGTGGACCCAAGATCATTCAAGCTTTTATTGATGCTACAGATGAAATCTCGCGCAAACTTACCAGTCAAGGTTAG
- a CDS encoding RraA family protein, translated as MKEDFSKFATTEYGNILANDHFINHNIGPLWQGTPRIFGEAFTVQLAPGDNLMLHSAIYEAPEGSIIVVDGVDNEFAVAGGNVCAVAKSRGIKGFIIDGVIRDISEISQMRFPVFARGVYPVPGKKEVYCQLGISITCGGVNVSTGDVIVADVEGIVVIPKEKREEVFLSVSKKASEESSLTLPEWEASHRAKITQAIIAAKQKA; from the coding sequence ATGAAGGAAGATTTTTCTAAATTTGCGACAACTGAGTACGGAAATATACTTGCCAATGACCACTTTATTAACCACAACATTGGCCCTCTTTGGCAGGGTACACCTCGAATCTTCGGAGAAGCATTCACAGTCCAGTTAGCACCAGGTGATAACTTAATGCTCCATTCTGCAATATACGAAGCACCCGAGGGTTCAATAATTGTTGTGGATGGTGTTGATAACGAGTTCGCAGTAGCGGGTGGTAACGTATGTGCAGTAGCCAAGAGTCGGGGTATAAAAGGCTTCATTATTGACGGTGTAATTCGGGACATAAGTGAAATTTCACAAATGAGATTTCCAGTCTTTGCGAGAGGTGTTTACCCTGTTCCAGGCAAAAAAGAAGTTTATTGTCAGTTGGGTATTTCAATTACTTGTGGAGGGGTAAATGTGTCTACAGGTGATGTAATTGTCGCTGATGTAGAAGGTATAGTGGTTATTCCTAAAGAAAAAAGAGAAGAAGTATTTCTATCGGTCTCAAAGAAAGCATCTGAGGAGTCGTCACTGACACTACCTGAATGGGAAGCAAGTCATAGAGCCAAAATAACTCAAGCAATAATTGCTGCTAAGCAAAAAGCTTAA
- a CDS encoding response regulator — protein sequence MLTQQLEINNLNILVIDDCTTSATLIKHQLISLGVSASNVTCVHSAMQAVATVKTRFYSFIIMDYHLSTKLTGLDLINLLVRAKLISDTTAVLMISGDATQETVLTALTGRVRHFLTKPLQTKALRNKILIALEEQHQLVNAERQLSKINDLTLTEIVYLHKTYGQSVCVESLLIDTAIDSGKIDILEGLLAVCSKKDHASRICAEAFLLHQKGQVTEAVKTLTNYVTHNPLCLRAIDNLVGLHESLHEYNNASVLALRAFELTPSSSSRLMTVSRILNKLGDTDKLFDVGSLFASSVSSSDPQWLSAMGAYIDAIIERFKTLKTSNDKRCVLLKLNGFYLLAEKRLDRNQHNDLIAFKRLMQCKLLIAETNLEAAHKKLMLSLSNYYSQPNKMPLFLLRQFIPLMEFFGEFEIQSELIALSIKKSRIPLEKNDSLREPKTSLDYPYSTEIKLKKLCTSNISETNCSINESIEFLTQIPLPPNWSDWLADYLAGSSSQDLPEPFNFRMK from the coding sequence TTGTTAACACAGCAACTCGAGATTAATAATCTCAACATTTTAGTTATTGACGATTGCACCACGTCAGCAACCCTGATTAAGCACCAACTGATATCTCTTGGAGTATCAGCGTCTAATGTCACATGTGTTCATAGTGCGATGCAGGCAGTCGCTACCGTCAAGACTCGCTTTTATTCCTTTATAATCATGGATTATCATCTTTCAACCAAGTTGACTGGTTTGGACCTTATCAATTTATTGGTTCGTGCTAAACTTATCTCTGATACCACCGCCGTGTTGATGATTTCTGGAGACGCGACTCAAGAGACTGTATTAACTGCATTAACTGGTCGAGTGAGGCATTTTTTAACAAAGCCTCTCCAAACGAAGGCACTAAGAAACAAAATATTGATCGCTCTGGAAGAGCAGCATCAATTGGTAAACGCCGAGCGACAGTTAAGCAAAATTAATGATTTGACTCTTACTGAGATAGTTTATTTACACAAAACGTATGGACAAAGCGTCTGTGTTGAATCCTTACTTATTGATACAGCAATCGACTCAGGAAAAATCGATATACTTGAAGGCCTCTTAGCCGTTTGTAGTAAGAAAGATCATGCTAGTCGTATTTGTGCAGAAGCATTTTTACTTCATCAAAAAGGCCAAGTGACTGAAGCAGTTAAAACACTGACGAATTACGTTACACATAACCCGCTGTGCCTCCGAGCAATAGATAATCTCGTCGGTTTACATGAAAGTCTTCATGAGTACAACAACGCCTCGGTATTGGCGCTTCGCGCGTTTGAGTTAACCCCGAGCAGCAGCTCACGTTTAATGACTGTATCAAGAATACTCAATAAATTAGGAGACACAGACAAACTTTTTGATGTGGGGAGCCTTTTTGCCTCGAGCGTGTCTTCTTCCGATCCGCAGTGGTTATCTGCGATGGGGGCTTATATTGATGCAATTATTGAACGCTTCAAAACCCTCAAAACTTCCAATGATAAAAGGTGTGTACTTTTAAAACTTAATGGTTTTTATTTGCTCGCAGAAAAAAGACTAGATCGAAACCAGCATAACGATCTCATTGCCTTTAAAAGATTGATGCAATGCAAGCTATTAATAGCTGAAACAAACCTGGAAGCTGCTCACAAAAAACTTATGCTATCTCTGAGTAATTACTATTCTCAACCTAATAAAATGCCTCTATTTTTATTGCGACAGTTCATCCCTTTAATGGAGTTTTTTGGCGAGTTTGAAATTCAGAGTGAGTTAATTGCACTGTCTATTAAAAAGTCGAGGATCCCTCTTGAGAAAAATGACTCTCTCAGAGAACCTAAAACAAGTCTCGATTATCCATACTCTACTGAGATTAAACTCAAAAAACTCTGCACAAGCAACATTTCAGAAACGAACTGCTCGATAAATGAAAGTATTGAATTTCTGACGCAAATCCCACTGCCACCAAATTGGTCAGATTGGTTAGCCGACTACTTAGCAGGTTCAAGTTCTCAAGATTTGCCGGAGCCCTTTAATTTTAGGATGAAATAA
- a CDS encoding GNAT family N-acetyltransferase: MEITLTKFKKHEQSSAYDAFKLYMKPIIDSAIGWDEDFQRTSFESRLKPEWFRWILYNGDKVGYVCSRLKSSSIHIHMLIIYRDKQRRGFASAVLEQLKQQANLQQLDLTLSCFKNNEPAARMYKRLEFVIDSEDELFYNFINVPESIKKAV, translated from the coding sequence ATGGAAATCACCCTTACAAAATTTAAAAAACACGAGCAGTCGTCGGCATATGATGCTTTTAAATTGTATATGAAGCCTATCATTGATAGTGCAATTGGTTGGGATGAAGATTTTCAAAGAACATCGTTTGAGTCTAGGCTAAAGCCAGAGTGGTTTAGGTGGATTTTGTACAATGGTGACAAAGTTGGTTATGTATGCAGTCGGCTAAAATCGAGCAGTATCCATATTCACATGCTTATCATATATAGGGATAAGCAAAGGAGAGGCTTCGCATCGGCGGTCCTTGAACAACTGAAGCAACAGGCAAATTTACAGCAATTAGATTTAACATTGAGCTGTTTTAAAAACAATGAACCTGCTGCACGCATGTACAAACGGTTGGAGTTTGTTATCGACTCAGAGGATGAGCTTTTTTATAACTTTATAAACGTGCCAGAGAGCATCAAGAAAGCTGTTTAA